A single window of Candidatus Melainabacteria bacterium RIFOXYA2_FULL_32_9 DNA harbors:
- a CDS encoding cysteine desulfurase NifS, which yields MENVKKSKNILYFDNNATTKVADEVVSTMLPFYSENYGNPSSMHAFGGEVGKYIKKARTQVAELVGATDSQEIIFTSCGTESANMAIRGSLEVHPHKKHIITTKVEHPCVLNTFKWLEKKGYKATYLSVNSEGELDLEEFKNSITPDTALVACMWANNETGVIFPVEKMAKIIKEKNSETIFFVDAVQAAGKIPISVKDTKIDILAISGHKIHAPKGIGALYIKKGTLVNPLIIGGHQERGKRAGTENVAGIIGLGIAAELALKYLDDENTRIKYLRDKLERGLLERIFNARVNGSRINRVPNTTNISFEYIEGELILLHLSDLNICASSGSACTSGSLEPSHVLRAMGIPFTAIHGSIRFSLSRYNTEEEIDYLLDAVPQVIQKLNSISPFQKQLKELEEIKLSRK from the coding sequence ATGGAAAACGTAAAAAAATCAAAAAATATACTTTATTTCGATAATAATGCAACCACAAAAGTTGCTGATGAAGTGGTATCAACAATGCTTCCTTTTTACTCTGAAAATTACGGCAATCCGTCAAGCATGCATGCTTTTGGCGGAGAAGTTGGCAAATATATTAAAAAGGCAAGAACACAAGTTGCAGAACTAGTTGGTGCTACTGATTCTCAGGAAATAATTTTTACCAGCTGCGGAACCGAGAGTGCTAATATGGCAATAAGAGGCTCCTTAGAGGTTCATCCTCATAAAAAGCATATTATCACTACAAAAGTTGAACACCCCTGCGTACTAAATACATTTAAATGGCTGGAGAAAAAAGGCTATAAAGCAACGTATTTATCAGTAAATTCTGAAGGTGAACTTGATCTTGAAGAATTCAAAAATAGTATAACCCCAGATACAGCGCTAGTTGCGTGTATGTGGGCAAACAATGAAACTGGTGTTATATTTCCAGTCGAAAAAATGGCGAAAATAATCAAAGAGAAAAATTCTGAAACAATTTTCTTTGTTGATGCAGTTCAAGCTGCCGGCAAAATACCTATTAGCGTTAAGGACACAAAAATAGACATACTTGCCATTTCAGGCCATAAAATTCACGCTCCAAAAGGAATTGGTGCACTTTATATTAAAAAAGGTACACTTGTAAACCCTCTTATAATTGGTGGACATCAGGAAAGAGGAAAAAGAGCAGGCACTGAAAATGTAGCAGGCATTATAGGTTTAGGAATTGCAGCAGAACTTGCACTAAAATATCTTGACGATGAAAATACCAGAATAAAATATTTAAGAGACAAGCTCGAAAGAGGCTTACTCGAAAGAATTTTTAATGCGAGAGTCAATGGATCAAGAATTAACAGAGTTCCTAATACCACTAATATAAGCTTTGAGTATATAGAAGGTGAATTAATTCTTTTACACCTTAGCGACTTGAATATATGCGCCAGCTCAGGCAGTGCATGTACAAGTGGCAGCTTAGAACCAAGTCATGTGTTAAGAGCAATGGGAATACCGTTTACTGCTATCCATGGCAGCATCAGATTCAGCCTTAGCAGGTATAATACTGAAGAAGAAATAGATTATTTGTTGGACGCAGTTCCTCAAGTAATTCAAAAATTAAACAGTATTTCCCCTTTCCAAAAGCAACTTAAAGAACTTGAAGAAATTAAGTTATCAAGAAAATAA